In Gemmatimonadetes bacterium T265, one DNA window encodes the following:
- the msrP gene encoding protein-methionine-sulfoxide reductase catalytic subunit MsrP, whose protein sequence is MLIRRPLDIPAAEVTPEPVYVDRRRFLRDAGLFALGASSVVGTLAACAGREAGSAGPVPPDRITAYDDATGYNNFYEFGTDKDDPKANAGSLRPRPWSVAVEGLVQRPAVYALDDLFKGMTPAEHVYRHRCVEAWSMVIPWLGYPLGDVLRRLQPQSSARWVEFTTLFDPNQMPGQRTNVLPWPYVEALRLDEAMHPLTLLATGMYGKVLPNQNGAPLRLVVPWKYGFKGSKSIVKIRVTDRQPQTTWNAAAPDEYGVYANVNPAVDHPRWSQAKERRVGEFRRRATLPFNGYADQVASLYAGMDLVRNF, encoded by the coding sequence ATGCTGATTCGCCGCCCGCTCGACATCCCCGCCGCCGAGGTCACTCCCGAACCCGTCTACGTGGACCGGCGCCGCTTCCTACGCGACGCCGGTCTGTTCGCGCTCGGCGCTTCGAGCGTCGTCGGCACGCTCGCGGCGTGCGCCGGCCGCGAGGCGGGGTCCGCCGGGCCGGTGCCGCCCGATCGGATCACGGCGTACGACGACGCGACGGGCTACAACAACTTCTACGAGTTCGGCACCGACAAGGACGACCCGAAAGCGAACGCGGGCTCGCTCCGTCCGCGACCGTGGAGCGTCGCCGTCGAAGGGCTGGTGCAGCGTCCCGCGGTCTACGCGCTCGACGACCTGTTCAAGGGGATGACGCCGGCGGAACACGTCTACCGCCACCGCTGCGTCGAGGCGTGGTCGATGGTCATCCCGTGGCTCGGCTATCCGCTCGGCGACGTGCTCCGCCGGTTGCAGCCGCAGTCGTCGGCGCGGTGGGTCGAGTTCACGACGCTGTTCGACCCGAACCAGATGCCGGGCCAGCGGACGAACGTGCTGCCGTGGCCGTACGTCGAGGCGTTACGGCTGGACGAGGCGATGCACCCGCTGACGTTGCTCGCCACGGGAATGTACGGCAAGGTGCTGCCTAACCAGAACGGCGCGCCGCTGCGACTGGTCGTCCCCTGGAAATACGGCTTCAAGGGATCAAAATCGATCGTGAAGATCCGCGTGACGGACCGGCAGCCGCAGACGACGTGGAACGCCGCCGCGCCCGACGAGTACGGTGTCTACGCCAACGTCAACCCGGCCGTGGACCACCCGCGCTGGTCGCAGGCCAAGGAGCGCCGCGTGGGCGAGTTCCGCCGCCGCGCGACGCTGCCGTTCAACGGGTACGCCGACCAGGTCGCGTCGCTGTACGCCGGGATGGACCTCGTCCGGAATTTCTAA
- a CDS encoding RNA methyltransferase — MPKLAASRIACYAVAAPGLEAIVAAEFAPLVASPVSAEVGGVAFTATRAELYRVNLWSRTASRVLVRLAEFDAAHFSELQRGCEQIRWEQFVGPRDGVRIRVTCRKSRLYHSDAVAERVGEAIRRRTGAVVVDGGAEDEEDAGGAQLVVVRLLHDHCTISADSSGELLHRRGYRQAVAKAPLRETLAAAMLLAAGYDGSGPLLDPLCGSGTIPIEAALIARAVAPGRHRAFAFERWLDFDADVWHALRARADEGVHSFAPHPIAGSDRDAGAVRAALANAERAGVADDVVFEPRALSAAVPPAASAAAAVPGWLVTNPPYGKRLGEADALRDLWARLGQFAHVRCPGWRMGVLAPGGLVGARLDVPLATVAATRNGGLAVDIAVGAIPDARDP, encoded by the coding sequence ATGCCGAAGCTTGCCGCGAGTCGCATCGCCTGCTACGCCGTGGCCGCGCCCGGCCTCGAGGCGATCGTCGCCGCCGAATTCGCGCCGCTCGTCGCGTCACCCGTGTCGGCGGAGGTCGGAGGCGTGGCGTTCACGGCGACGCGAGCCGAGCTCTACCGCGTAAACCTGTGGTCGCGCACGGCAAGTCGGGTGCTGGTACGCCTCGCCGAGTTCGACGCGGCGCACTTCTCCGAGTTGCAGCGCGGGTGCGAGCAGATCCGGTGGGAACAGTTCGTCGGGCCACGTGATGGCGTGCGCATCCGGGTCACGTGCCGGAAGTCGCGGCTCTACCACTCCGACGCGGTCGCCGAGCGCGTCGGTGAGGCGATCCGTCGCCGCACCGGCGCGGTCGTCGTGGACGGCGGGGCCGAGGACGAAGAGGATGCGGGTGGCGCGCAGCTCGTCGTCGTGCGGCTCCTGCACGACCACTGCACCATCTCCGCCGACAGCTCGGGCGAGTTGCTGCACCGGCGCGGGTACCGGCAGGCGGTCGCGAAGGCGCCGCTCCGCGAGACGCTCGCCGCCGCGATGCTCCTGGCCGCCGGCTACGACGGTTCGGGGCCGCTGCTCGATCCGCTGTGCGGCTCGGGGACGATCCCGATCGAGGCCGCGCTCATCGCGCGCGCCGTCGCACCGGGTCGGCACCGTGCGTTCGCGTTCGAGCGATGGCTCGATTTCGACGCGGACGTGTGGCACGCGCTCCGGGCGCGCGCGGACGAGGGCGTACACTCGTTCGCGCCGCACCCGATTGCCGGGAGCGACCGCGACGCGGGCGCGGTCCGGGCGGCGCTCGCGAACGCCGAACGCGCGGGGGTGGCCGACGACGTCGTCTTTGAGCCGCGCGCCCTCTCGGCGGCCGTGCCACCTGCGGCGTCAGCCGCGGCAGCCGTCCCGGGTTGGCTCGTCACCAACCCGCCATATGGCAAGCGACTGGGCGAGGCCGACGCGTTGCGCGACTTGTGGGCGCGGCTCGGGCAGTTTGCGCACGTGCGCTGCCCGGGCTGGCGCATGGGCGTACTCGCCCCGGGCGGGCTGGTCGGTGCTCGGCTTGACGTGCCGCTCGCGACGGTCGCGGCGACGCGGAACGGCGGCCTGGCGGTCGACATCGCGGTCGGCGCCATTCCGGACGCGCGCGACCCGTAG